A genomic window from Synechococcus sp. WH 8016 includes:
- a CDS encoding DUF3828 domain-containing protein: MILPLLTSLIAMATPANSGPCPAGVVHQLDGLYRWQVQRMEKRTDPVKDLSSQRQRFTPSLFELLIEARALTPVRDGRYLDFDVFSNTQSETFGAQVKSCSAGKKNSLQAEVEVEVGLSGRSSGIPRRLLYEMNQDSKGSWRINDITYGDEQGFQLRPFLKELLNPSS, from the coding sequence ATGATCCTGCCGCTGCTGACCAGCTTGATCGCCATGGCGACACCAGCAAACTCAGGCCCCTGCCCTGCTGGGGTGGTACATCAACTCGATGGGCTCTACCGCTGGCAGGTTCAGCGAATGGAGAAGCGCACTGACCCGGTGAAGGATCTCTCCAGCCAGCGTCAGCGCTTCACACCATCACTGTTTGAGTTGCTGATTGAGGCCAGGGCTCTCACACCCGTCCGTGATGGCCGCTATCTCGACTTCGACGTGTTCAGCAATACCCAGAGCGAAACGTTCGGAGCCCAGGTGAAAAGCTGCAGCGCAGGGAAGAAAAACAGCCTCCAGGCTGAGGTGGAAGTGGAGGTGGGTCTGAGCGGCAGATCCAGTGGGATTCCACGCCGTTTGCTCTACGAGATGAACCAAGACAGCAAGGGCAGCTGGCGCATCAACGACATCACCTATGGCGATGAACAGGGCTTTCAGCTAAGGCCGTTTCTCAAGGAGCTATTGAATCCAAGCTCCTAA
- a CDS encoding ABC transporter permease: MQTALAGLVVSNIWRRRFRSSLLMTAVGLVAAMGYLGFILLGQLQQSLEVAFERLGADLLVVDNSARVNLTQALLTVEPEAPPLSKATLDAVQHLPPSFVISPQRAVFSSTQLGMDLGLSHGSTVPLYGIDPVNDTSVQSWLEDHRGIDFQDGQVILGHRIRGRLGDRVRLQGHTFQVFGRLAPTGITSHENGVFFTLSDLQEIMPTPQSNGQGVNGLLVQAPANRSIDELRFNLLAELDGVKVVGGRTLLSKVRQGGNLSLKIIATFTLSLLISVLLLIGLYSFGMASERRQELGLLLSLGATPTQVTGLLFGETTVLCAMGSGIGVSLAMLLRPNLQEWVGWKLQRADLPLLELSTKQLVWPAVAAALIITVFAAFASLLATATLLRRDPILLVQSDD, translated from the coding sequence ATGCAAACGGCTTTAGCCGGTCTCGTTGTCAGCAATATTTGGCGACGTCGATTTCGCTCGAGTTTATTAATGACTGCTGTAGGTCTTGTTGCGGCAATGGGCTACCTCGGCTTTATTTTGCTCGGCCAGTTGCAGCAGTCACTGGAAGTTGCTTTTGAAAGACTTGGCGCAGATTTATTAGTTGTGGACAATTCGGCTCGTGTCAATCTCACTCAAGCGCTATTGACGGTTGAGCCTGAGGCACCGCCCCTTTCAAAAGCAACCCTTGATGCGGTCCAACATCTCCCACCCTCCTTTGTTATTAGTCCACAACGCGCTGTCTTCAGTAGTACCCAGTTGGGGATGGATCTTGGCCTTAGCCATGGATCAACAGTTCCTCTGTACGGAATTGATCCCGTAAACGACACCTCCGTTCAGTCATGGCTCGAAGACCACCGCGGCATTGATTTTCAAGATGGTCAAGTCATCCTTGGGCATCGCATACGCGGTCGCCTTGGTGATCGAGTGAGACTCCAAGGACACACCTTTCAAGTGTTTGGTCGGCTGGCACCTACTGGTATCACGTCTCATGAGAACGGTGTGTTCTTCACCTTGAGCGATCTCCAGGAAATCATGCCGACGCCACAATCAAATGGTCAGGGGGTGAATGGGTTGCTTGTCCAAGCCCCTGCCAACCGCTCCATTGATGAACTGCGATTCAACCTGCTAGCTGAGCTTGACGGTGTGAAGGTTGTAGGTGGTCGAACACTCTTGTCCAAAGTTCGTCAGGGTGGGAATCTATCGCTCAAGATCATTGCCACATTCACTCTCAGCTTGTTGATCAGTGTCTTGCTGCTGATCGGTCTTTATAGCTTTGGAATGGCATCAGAACGTCGCCAGGAACTTGGATTGCTTCTCAGCCTCGGAGCAACACCGACTCAGGTAACAGGCTTACTTTTTGGCGAAACAACTGTGCTTTGTGCCATGGGTAGTGGCATTGGTGTCAGTCTGGCCATGCTTTTGAGACCCAATCTCCAAGAATGGGTTGGCTGGAAGCTACAAAGAGCTGATTTACCACTACTTGAACTATCCACGAAGCAACTTGTATGGCCAGCCGTTGCTGCAGCATTGATCATCACTGTGTTTGCTGCTTTTGCATCGCTGCTCGCAACGGCAACGTTGCTGAGACGTGACCCCATATTGCTGGTGCAGAGCGATGACTGA
- a CDS encoding YncE family protein, producing the protein MTKSSSQSAGFSRRESLQLGAFSVLGLLTASNAKPADAAMPDSSTGLAAKKGDGHKLVPDQGVRLTDKPDNYKTSKSLKIDREIINIGDIKFNLNGYDLGNHILVMPQKMGGGVNLLDLGTGRALASLWYWNYGDYNPISHHIQAFPSNNPYQEFEFINSCQGGMNSLIYGMPTSVTDPPPGFNMYRVRFNGDVMELEENISETTGLGLGVHTTIRPSDAKSYCISDGQKDIFAWFDRASTRVLQAFRYDWEGNSSDLKDCWTGGGVLKITRIKPNSSTGLFDLRGTKGIKINWEMVPMGELFVPEGKIPGPNVKALTGADAFVWHPSGKWGAEIIRMLGGCVIHDAENEMAPVSYCAFPSESPDTYPVTRIDEDTWQVVIDRIYSPGHELGFTPDGNHLVMMNNGLENSVGIFDSSNPDPREWTKIKQIIDPTWGKRYPSPFHMAFTPDSKKMYLVVLNPAPGRSGIMVVDTETWTPIKELQNITQDMQSCTVTPDGKFLLVAVGGFQRYASGVFVLDVEKDEPVGFVPNPGGHHDLTLVPTNVDQLRFSRSCAM; encoded by the coding sequence ATGACGAAATCCTCTTCGCAGTCTGCAGGCTTCAGCCGGCGCGAAAGCCTCCAACTCGGCGCATTTTCAGTGCTTGGCCTACTTACAGCCAGTAACGCCAAGCCTGCTGATGCAGCAATGCCAGATTCCTCGACAGGACTTGCAGCAAAAAAAGGAGATGGTCATAAGTTGGTACCGGATCAAGGTGTTCGCTTAACCGACAAACCAGACAACTATAAAACGTCGAAGTCGTTAAAGATCGACAGAGAAATCATAAACATTGGTGATATCAAGTTCAATCTCAACGGCTACGATCTTGGCAATCATATCCTCGTAATGCCTCAAAAAATGGGTGGAGGCGTCAATCTATTAGACCTGGGAACTGGCAGGGCACTGGCATCATTGTGGTATTGGAATTATGGTGATTACAATCCGATTAGCCACCACATTCAAGCCTTTCCAAGCAATAATCCATATCAGGAATTTGAGTTTATCAATAGCTGTCAGGGAGGAATGAATTCATTGATTTACGGTATGCCAACCTCCGTAACAGATCCACCTCCAGGATTCAATATGTACCGCGTTCGTTTCAATGGCGACGTGATGGAGCTAGAAGAAAACATCTCTGAAACAACAGGTCTTGGGCTCGGAGTACATACAACAATTCGGCCATCAGATGCAAAAAGCTATTGCATTTCAGATGGACAAAAAGACATATTCGCCTGGTTTGATCGAGCTTCAACACGGGTCTTACAGGCTTTCCGGTATGACTGGGAAGGAAATTCCTCCGATTTAAAAGATTGCTGGACTGGTGGTGGTGTACTCAAAATCACAAGAATAAAACCCAACTCATCCACTGGATTGTTTGATCTACGTGGCACAAAAGGCATCAAAATCAATTGGGAAATGGTGCCTATGGGTGAGCTTTTTGTTCCAGAAGGAAAGATTCCTGGACCTAATGTAAAAGCCCTCACAGGAGCTGATGCTTTTGTTTGGCATCCCAGTGGAAAATGGGGAGCTGAAATTATTCGCATGCTCGGTGGTTGTGTGATTCACGATGCGGAAAATGAAATGGCTCCGGTTTCTTACTGTGCTTTCCCGAGTGAGTCTCCTGACACTTACCCTGTGACGCGAATAGATGAAGACACATGGCAGGTTGTCATCGATCGTATTTATTCACCAGGGCATGAGCTTGGCTTTACTCCCGATGGAAATCATTTAGTAATGATGAATAATGGTCTAGAAAATAGCGTGGGAATTTTTGATAGCTCCAATCCTGACCCTAGAGAGTGGACAAAGATCAAGCAAATTATTGATCCAACTTGGGGAAAGCGCTACCCAAGTCCGTTCCATATGGCTTTTACCCCTGACAGCAAAAAAATGTATCTTGTTGTCCTAAATCCAGCACCAGGACGAAGCGGAATCATGGTAGTTGATACAGAAACTTGGACGCCAATTAAAGAGCTACAAAACATCACACAGGATATGCAGTCCTGCACAGTGACACCAGATGGAAAGTTTTTACTCGTTGCCGTAGGTGGCTTCCAGCGATATGCCTCCGGAGTATTTGTTCTTGATGTAGAGAAAGACGAACCCGTCGGGTTTGTCCCTAATCCTGGAGGTCATCATGACCTTACTTTGGTGCCAACGAACGTTGATCAACTTCGTTTCTCCAGGTCCTGCGCAATGTGA